A genome region from Dickeya chrysanthemi NCPPB 402 includes the following:
- the cyaB gene encoding class IV adenylate cyclase — MHEHFRGKYEVELKFRIQDIIAFRESLFSHHPESFVFENKEHDVYYDSAEKKLGQQNISMLLRRMAPSGIKLWIVKGPRTGCCEAVNVESFDMTDSMLRTLGFLPIFEVNKTRSIYFLDRFHITLDYIESLGHFVEISCTTEDEAELDILGEHCQDCALRLGLQMDCIETRSYRQLLGY, encoded by the coding sequence GTGCACGAGCATTTTAGAGGGAAATATGAAGTTGAATTGAAATTTCGTATTCAGGATATTATCGCTTTTCGTGAAAGTTTATTTAGTCATCACCCTGAATCATTCGTATTCGAAAATAAGGAACATGATGTTTATTATGATTCGGCGGAAAAGAAACTGGGGCAACAAAATATCAGTATGCTATTACGGCGAATGGCGCCATCCGGGATCAAACTCTGGATAGTGAAAGGGCCGCGCACCGGTTGCTGTGAAGCCGTCAATGTTGAATCATTCGATATGACGGACAGCATGCTGAGAACGCTGGGGTTCCTGCCGATCTTCGAGGTGAATAAAACCCGCAGTATCTACTTTCTCGATCGGTTTCACATCACGCTGGATTATATTGAGTCACTGGGGCATTTCGTGGAAATCTCCTGTACGACGGAGGATGAAGCGGAACTGGATATTCTGGGTGAACATTGCCAGGACTGTGCATTACGGCTGGGGTTACAGATGGACTGCATCGAAACCCGTTCCTATCGGCAATTGCTCGGGTATTAG
- the hlyD gene encoding secretion protein HlyD has translation MNKKTGSWLVLAVIAIAAAGYGLMQQRHQQATPLTLYGNVDIRSVNLGFRVGGRLAGLNVDEGDAVQPGQRLARLDSTPLQNALQQAKANVASAQAQLALLREGYRSEEIAQVRSQLEHAQAAYDYANSFYQRQLSLWKQRTLAANALEDARSTRTQAQATLQAARQKLNQYERGNRPQEIAAAEAALAQAQAAEAQAQLNLQDTYLYAPSPGVILTRAAEVGSMLNAGSTVFTLSLTQPVWIRAYVGETQLGRAAPGRDVLIYTDSRPDHPYHGKIGFVSPSAEFTPKNVETTELRTDLVYRLRIIVNDADDGLRQGMPVTLTLVQNRARHDQ, from the coding sequence ATGAACAAGAAAACAGGGTCATGGCTGGTGCTGGCGGTCATCGCTATCGCTGCCGCCGGCTACGGCCTGATGCAACAGCGTCATCAGCAGGCTACACCGTTAACGCTGTACGGCAACGTGGATATCCGCAGCGTCAATCTGGGATTTCGGGTGGGTGGACGGCTGGCGGGTTTGAATGTGGATGAAGGGGATGCCGTCCAGCCTGGACAACGGTTAGCCCGGCTGGATAGCACGCCGTTGCAAAACGCGCTGCAACAGGCGAAAGCCAATGTCGCCAGCGCGCAGGCGCAACTGGCGCTGTTGCGGGAAGGCTACCGCAGCGAAGAAATCGCCCAGGTGCGTTCGCAACTGGAACACGCGCAGGCCGCTTACGATTACGCCAACAGTTTCTACCAGCGCCAGCTCAGCCTGTGGAAGCAGCGAACCCTCGCCGCCAACGCACTGGAAGACGCTCGCTCCACGCGCACTCAGGCGCAGGCGACGCTGCAGGCGGCGCGACAAAAACTGAACCAGTATGAGCGCGGCAATCGCCCGCAGGAAATCGCCGCCGCCGAAGCCGCACTGGCGCAGGCACAAGCCGCCGAAGCGCAGGCGCAACTGAATTTGCAGGATACGTACCTGTATGCGCCGTCTCCCGGCGTGATCCTGACCCGGGCGGCCGAAGTCGGCAGCATGTTGAACGCCGGCAGCACCGTATTCACCTTGTCGTTGACGCAACCGGTATGGATTCGCGCCTACGTCGGCGAAACGCAACTTGGCCGCGCCGCCCCCGGACGCGACGTGCTGATTTACACCGACAGCCGTCCGGATCACCCCTACCACGGCAAAATCGGCTTCGTATCGCCCAGCGCCGAATTTACGCCGAAAAACGTCGAAACCACCGAATTACGCACCGACCTGGTCTACCGGTTACGCATTATCGTGAATGACGCGGACGACGGTCTGCGTCAGGGCATGCCGGTGACCCTCACGCTGGTGCAGAACCGGGCGCGCCATGACCAATGA
- a CDS encoding DMT family transporter encodes MDGKKTVAGVACGMGAGALWGLVFLAPELVRAFSPLQIAIGRYSAYGLISLMLLAPRWPSLVRRLTRREWIALGWLSLAGNTLYYILLSSAVQMAGIAITSLVIGFMPVVVTLIGSRDRGAVPLRRLLPSLLLCAAGALCIGWQALGAPASTAVGAQVVGLLCALGALISWSSFAVGNSRWLARVASVSGHDWNLLMGIVTGAQSLMLIPLAILLNTDDHSGIAWAQFAGVSLGVAVLASMLGNLFWNQMSRLLPLTLVGQMILFETLFALIYGFLWEQRLPTYLEAAAFTLVVCSVMSCIAVHRKPARRDDEDRLTVAS; translated from the coding sequence GTGGATGGTAAAAAAACCGTAGCGGGCGTAGCGTGCGGCATGGGAGCCGGGGCGCTCTGGGGACTGGTTTTTCTGGCGCCGGAACTGGTGCGCGCGTTTAGTCCGTTGCAAATTGCGATTGGCCGATATAGCGCGTACGGCCTGATTTCGTTGATGTTGCTGGCGCCGCGCTGGCCGTCTCTGGTGCGACGATTAACCCGCCGTGAGTGGATTGCGCTGGGCTGGCTGTCGCTGGCGGGCAACACGCTGTATTACATTTTGCTGTCCAGCGCGGTACAGATGGCGGGCATCGCCATTACGTCGCTGGTGATTGGGTTTATGCCGGTAGTGGTGACGTTGATCGGCAGCCGCGACCGGGGCGCGGTTCCGCTGCGCAGGCTGTTACCGTCGTTGCTGCTGTGCGCGGCCGGCGCACTGTGTATCGGCTGGCAGGCGTTGGGCGCGCCGGCGTCCACTGCGGTGGGGGCTCAGGTCGTCGGCCTGTTGTGCGCGCTGGGCGCGCTGATATCCTGGAGTAGCTTCGCGGTAGGCAACAGCCGCTGGCTGGCGCGTGTGGCGTCGGTCTCGGGCCACGACTGGAATCTCCTGATGGGCATCGTCACCGGCGCACAGTCGCTGATGCTGATTCCTTTGGCTATCCTGCTTAACACCGACGATCACAGCGGTATCGCCTGGGCGCAGTTTGCCGGTGTATCCCTTGGGGTGGCGGTGCTGGCTTCGATGCTCGGCAATCTGTTCTGGAACCAGATGAGCCGCCTGTTGCCGCTTACGCTGGTCGGGCAGATGATTTTGTTTGAAACTCTGTTCGCGCTGATTTACGGCTTTCTGTGGGAGCAACGCCTGCCCACCTATCTGGAAGCCGCCGCGTTTACGCTGGTGGTGTGCAGCGTGATGTCCTGCATCGCGGTACACCGAAAACCCGCACGTCGTGACGATGAAGACCGGTTGACCGTCGCGTCCTGA
- a CDS encoding ABC transporter substrate-binding protein — MKNRLARIALATMTLALTQTAYAKTLVYCSEGSPENFNPQLYTSGTSVDASAVPIYNRLVDFKVGTTELAPSLAESWDISPDGTQYTFHLRKGVKFHRNAQFAPSRDFNADDVIFSFQRQRDPNHPYHKVSGGTYANFESLSFRSLITAIDKLDDYSVRFTLSHAEAPFLADLAWYFASILSAEYADQMLKAGTPEKVDLEPVGTGPFQLAQYQKDSRILYQVFADYWQGKAKLDRLVFSITPDASVRYAKLRKNECQVMPFPNPAELADMKSNKEITLMQKAGLNIGFLAFNTRKAPLDNLKVRQALTMAINKPAIIEAVFQGTGSAAKNLLPPGVWSAASDLKDYEYDPEKARVLLKEAGLTEGTVIDLWAMPVQRPYNPNARRMAEMIQADWANVGVKANIVSYEWGEYLKRVKSGEHQAALMGWTTATGDPDNFFGPLFTCNSANGGSNSSQWCYPPFDKLITDARAEQDHQKRVELYRQAQFMMHEQAPAVMIAHSTIFEPVRNTVTGYEIDPFGKHIFYQVDIRQ, encoded by the coding sequence ATGAAAAACAGATTAGCGCGTATCGCGCTGGCCACGATGACGCTGGCGTTGACGCAGACGGCCTACGCCAAAACGCTGGTGTACTGCTCGGAAGGGTCGCCGGAGAATTTTAATCCGCAACTGTATACCTCCGGCACCAGCGTGGATGCCAGCGCCGTGCCGATTTACAACCGACTGGTGGACTTCAAAGTCGGCACCACCGAGCTGGCGCCGAGTCTGGCTGAAAGTTGGGACATCAGCCCGGACGGTACCCAGTACACCTTTCATCTGCGCAAGGGAGTGAAATTCCATCGCAACGCCCAGTTTGCCCCGAGCCGCGATTTCAACGCCGATGACGTGATTTTCTCTTTTCAACGCCAGCGTGATCCCAATCACCCGTATCACAAGGTATCCGGCGGCACCTATGCCAACTTCGAAAGCCTGTCGTTTCGCAGCCTGATTACCGCCATCGACAAACTGGATGATTACAGCGTGCGTTTTACCCTGAGTCATGCAGAAGCGCCGTTTTTGGCCGATCTGGCGTGGTATTTTGCGTCAATTCTGTCCGCCGAATACGCCGACCAGATGCTGAAAGCCGGCACGCCGGAGAAAGTGGATCTGGAGCCGGTCGGCACCGGCCCGTTCCAACTGGCGCAATATCAGAAAGATTCCCGCATTCTGTATCAGGTGTTTGCGGACTACTGGCAGGGCAAAGCCAAACTGGACCGGCTGGTGTTCAGCATCACGCCGGACGCCTCGGTGCGTTACGCCAAGCTGCGTAAGAACGAATGCCAGGTGATGCCGTTTCCCAACCCGGCTGAGCTGGCGGACATGAAGAGCAACAAAGAGATTACCCTGATGCAGAAAGCCGGTTTGAATATCGGTTTTCTGGCGTTTAATACCCGCAAAGCACCGCTGGATAACCTCAAGGTGCGTCAGGCGCTGACGATGGCGATCAACAAACCGGCGATTATCGAGGCGGTGTTTCAGGGCACCGGTAGCGCGGCTAAAAACCTGCTGCCGCCCGGTGTATGGAGCGCCGCATCCGACCTGAAGGATTACGAATACGATCCGGAAAAAGCGCGGGTGCTGCTGAAAGAAGCCGGGCTGACGGAAGGCACCGTTATCGATCTGTGGGCGATGCCGGTACAGCGGCCGTATAACCCGAACGCACGCCGCATGGCGGAAATGATTCAGGCCGACTGGGCGAACGTGGGGGTGAAAGCCAATATCGTCAGTTACGAGTGGGGCGAATATCTCAAGCGGGTGAAGAGCGGCGAGCATCAGGCGGCGCTGATGGGCTGGACCACCGCCACCGGCGACCCGGATAATTTCTTCGGCCCGCTGTTTACCTGCAATTCCGCCAATGGCGGGTCCAACTCATCCCAATGGTGCTACCCGCCGTTCGATAAGCTAATCACCGACGCACGCGCCGAGCAGGATCACCAGAAACGCGTGGAATTGTATCGTCAGGCGCAGTTCATGATGCATGAGCAGGCGCCGGCGGTGATGATCGCGCACTCGACTATTTTTGAGCCGGTGCGCAATACGGTGACCGGGTATGAAATCGACCCGTTCGGCAAACACATTTTTTATCAGGTCGATATTCGGCAGTAA
- the pepT gene encoding peptidase T, with protein sequence MSNNLARQLTERFYRYLAVTSQSDAAAATLPSTPGQMAMAHLLAAELRSLGLSQIVCDEHATVTAVKPGNTPSAPRIGFITHIDTVDVGLSPEIHPQTLHFTGDDLCLNPAQDIWLRVSEHPEILPYRDQEIIFSDGSSVLGADNKAAVTVVMTLLENLRDDQPHGDIVVAFVPDEEIGLRGAKALDLARFDVDFAYTIDCCELGEVVYENFNAASAEIRFTGVTAHPMSAKGVLVNPVLMAHDFISRFDRQHTPEHTEGREGYVWFNDIHANANEAVLKASIRDFDLTGFDARKQQIRDVAAQIAAQYPTGQVSCAIADIYGNISNALGDDRRALDLLFAAMETLSIVPKVIPMRGGTDGAALSAKGILTPNFFTGAHNFHSRFEFLPVPSFVKSYQVALTLCLLAAQQSSRRTLLA encoded by the coding sequence ATGAGCAATAACCTGGCGCGTCAGTTGACCGAGCGTTTCTACCGCTATCTGGCAGTCACCAGCCAAAGCGACGCCGCTGCCGCCACGCTGCCGAGCACGCCGGGTCAAATGGCGATGGCTCACCTGTTGGCGGCAGAATTGCGCTCACTGGGGCTGAGCCAGATTGTGTGCGACGAGCACGCCACCGTCACCGCGGTGAAACCGGGCAACACGCCGTCCGCGCCGCGCATCGGCTTCATCACCCATATTGATACGGTGGATGTCGGCCTGTCGCCGGAGATTCACCCGCAAACCTTGCATTTTACCGGCGACGACCTGTGTCTTAATCCGGCGCAGGACATCTGGCTGCGGGTCAGTGAGCATCCGGAAATTCTGCCCTATCGCGATCAGGAGATTATTTTCAGCGATGGCAGCAGCGTGCTGGGAGCGGATAACAAAGCCGCCGTCACCGTGGTGATGACGTTGCTGGAAAATCTGCGCGATGACCAGCCGCACGGCGATATCGTGGTGGCGTTCGTGCCGGATGAAGAAATTGGCCTGCGGGGCGCTAAAGCGTTGGATCTGGCGCGTTTCGACGTCGATTTCGCCTACACCATCGACTGTTGCGAGCTGGGCGAAGTGGTGTACGAGAATTTTAATGCGGCGTCGGCGGAAATCCGTTTTACCGGTGTCACCGCCCACCCGATGTCGGCCAAAGGCGTGCTGGTTAACCCAGTCCTGATGGCGCACGATTTTATCAGCCGGTTTGATCGTCAACACACCCCGGAACACACCGAAGGCCGGGAAGGCTATGTCTGGTTCAACGATATCCACGCCAACGCCAATGAAGCGGTGCTGAAAGCCTCGATCCGCGATTTCGATCTGACCGGATTCGACGCGCGTAAACAGCAGATACGCGACGTCGCGGCGCAGATTGCCGCGCAGTACCCAACCGGTCAGGTCAGTTGTGCCATCGCCGATATCTACGGCAACATCAGCAACGCGCTGGGAGACGACCGGCGCGCGCTGGACTTGTTGTTCGCCGCCATGGAGACCCTGTCGATTGTGCCGAAAGTGATTCCGATGCGCGGCGGTACCGACGGCGCGGCGCTATCGGCCAAAGGCATTCTGACGCCAAACTTTTTTACCGGCGCGCACAACTTCCATTCACGCTTTGAGTTTCTGCCGGTGCCATCGTTCGTCAAATCGTATCAGGTCGCGTTGACGCTATGCCTGCTGGCAGCGCAGCAATCTTCACGCCGAACACTGCTGGCGTAG
- a CDS encoding DMT family transporter, which yields MNSLLYCTVVLIWGTTWIAISLQHGSVPPEVSIFWRFTIASTLLMAFLILTRRLRPLSGRAHLLCMAQGATVFGLNFFCFYHAAAWIPSGLESVIFSMAVLFNAFNSRLFFGSRLSRNVMLAAPLGLAGILLLFWHDLLQLSSSPQLLWGVGLSLLGTYGFSLGNMISTQHQRMGRDIMTTNSWGMLYSALVMGLIAWLLDYRFTPEFSLRYLGSLFYLSLFGSVVGFGAYFALVGRIGASQAAYATLLFPLVALSVSTLFEGYVWRVNAVLGLVLILAGNAVMFYRPRPQPEAKAAL from the coding sequence ATGAATAGCCTGCTTTATTGCACGGTGGTACTGATCTGGGGCACCACCTGGATCGCCATCAGTCTACAGCACGGTAGTGTGCCGCCTGAAGTGTCGATTTTCTGGCGTTTTACCATTGCTTCGACGTTGTTAATGGCGTTTTTGATCCTGACCCGACGCCTGCGTCCCTTAAGCGGCCGGGCGCATCTGCTGTGTATGGCGCAAGGGGCCACCGTCTTCGGCCTCAATTTCTTCTGCTTTTACCATGCCGCCGCCTGGATCCCCAGCGGGCTGGAATCGGTGATTTTTTCGATGGCGGTCCTGTTTAATGCCTTCAACAGCCGGCTATTCTTCGGCTCCCGTCTCAGCCGTAATGTGATGCTGGCCGCGCCGCTGGGGCTGGCTGGCATCCTCCTGCTATTCTGGCATGACCTGCTGCAACTGAGCAGCAGCCCACAGTTATTGTGGGGAGTCGGCCTGAGCTTGCTTGGCACCTACGGCTTTTCTCTCGGCAACATGATCAGCACCCAGCATCAACGTATGGGACGCGACATCATGACCACCAACAGTTGGGGTATGCTATACAGTGCGTTAGTGATGGGCCTCATCGCATGGCTGTTAGACTACCGCTTCACGCCGGAATTCTCGCTGCGCTATCTCGGTTCGCTGTTTTACCTGTCGCTGTTCGGTTCGGTTGTCGGTTTTGGTGCCTACTTCGCGCTGGTTGGGCGTATCGGTGCCAGCCAGGCAGCCTACGCTACCCTACTGTTCCCGTTGGTTGCGCTTTCCGTCTCCACCCTGTTCGAAGGGTATGTATGGCGAGTTAACGCCGTGCTGGGATTAGTATTGATTCTGGCAGGTAATGCGGTGATGTTTTATCGCCCCCGGCCGCAACCGGAGGCGAAAGCAGCGCTATAG
- the dusC gene encoding tRNA dihydrouridine(16) synthase DusC: MRVLLAPMEGVLDSLVRELLTEVNDYDLCITEFLRVVDSRLPVKAFYRLCPELRHGSRTPSGTRVRVQLLGQYPQWLAENAARAVELGSWGVDLNCGCPSKMVNGSGGGATLLKDPDLIYRAAKAMREAVPSSLPVTVKVRLGWDSGERQFEIADAVAQAGASELVVHGRTKEDGYRAERINWAAIGEIRQRLNIPVIANGEIWDWQSAQDCLAVTGCDAMMIGRGALNVPNLSRVIKYREARMPWPNVVQLLQKYVRLEKQGDTGLYHVARIKQWLGYLRKEYDDAGELFSRVRALTTSADIARVIDGIR, translated from the coding sequence ATGCGCGTTTTACTGGCCCCGATGGAAGGGGTGCTGGATTCCCTGGTGCGGGAATTGCTCACCGAAGTGAATGATTACGATCTGTGTATCACCGAGTTTTTGCGGGTGGTGGATAGCCGTTTGCCGGTAAAAGCGTTTTATCGCCTGTGCCCGGAGTTGCGCCACGGCAGCCGTACACCGTCCGGCACCCGGGTGCGGGTACAACTGCTCGGCCAGTATCCACAGTGGCTGGCAGAAAATGCCGCCCGGGCGGTGGAGCTGGGGTCCTGGGGCGTCGATCTCAACTGTGGTTGTCCGTCGAAAATGGTGAACGGCAGCGGCGGCGGCGCCACGTTGCTTAAAGACCCTGATTTGATCTACCGGGCTGCCAAAGCGATGCGCGAGGCGGTGCCGTCATCGCTGCCGGTTACGGTAAAAGTGCGCTTAGGCTGGGATTCCGGCGAGCGCCAGTTTGAGATTGCCGATGCGGTAGCGCAGGCGGGAGCCAGCGAGTTGGTGGTGCACGGGCGTACCAAAGAGGACGGCTATCGGGCGGAGCGCATCAACTGGGCGGCGATAGGGGAAATTCGCCAACGCCTGAATATTCCCGTTATCGCCAACGGCGAAATCTGGGACTGGCAAAGCGCACAGGATTGCCTGGCCGTGACCGGTTGTGATGCGATGATGATTGGCCGCGGGGCGCTCAATGTGCCGAATCTGAGCCGGGTGATCAAATATCGCGAGGCGCGTATGCCGTGGCCGAACGTCGTGCAACTGCTGCAAAAGTATGTACGGCTGGAAAAGCAGGGCGACACGGGGCTGTATCACGTAGCACGCATCAAGCAATGGCTGGGTTATCTGCGCAAGGAATATGACGACGCCGGCGAGCTGTTCAGCCGGGTCCGCGCCCTGACGACTTCGGCCGATATTGCCCGGGTGATCGACGGCATCCGCTAA
- the pbpG gene encoding D-alanyl-D-alanine endopeptidase, with translation MNKKFRLSVVSLLLLSAPVCFAPQAAAKTSVTQPASSRQEIASGSAMVVDLRNNDVLYSSNPDVVVPIASVTKLMTAMVVLDANQPLDERISVDISQAKEMQGVYSRVRLGSEISRHDMLLLALMSSENRAAASLAHHYRGGYQAFIAAMNAKAKALGMTHTRYVEPTGLSTSNVSTARDLTKLLIASKQYPLLSQLSTSHEKTAVFTHPSYSLPFRNTNHLIYRQDWNIELTKTGFTNQAGHCLVMRTVINGRPVSLVVLDAFGKFTHFADANRLRNWLETGKVSPVPEAALSYKKQKSLASRQPHNSNAGVTAEVDE, from the coding sequence ATGAATAAAAAATTTCGGCTTTCCGTTGTAAGCCTGTTGTTGCTTTCTGCGCCGGTGTGCTTTGCACCGCAGGCCGCCGCCAAAACGTCCGTGACGCAACCGGCGTCGTCCCGTCAGGAGATCGCTTCCGGCAGTGCGATGGTGGTGGATTTACGTAATAACGATGTACTTTATTCCAGCAATCCGGATGTGGTGGTGCCGATTGCTTCGGTAACCAAGCTGATGACCGCCATGGTGGTGCTGGACGCCAATCAGCCGCTGGACGAGCGCATCTCCGTCGATATCAGCCAGGCCAAAGAGATGCAAGGGGTATATTCACGCGTGCGTCTGGGCAGTGAGATCAGTCGCCACGATATGCTGTTGCTGGCGTTGATGTCGTCGGAGAACCGGGCGGCTGCCAGCCTGGCGCATCACTATCGCGGCGGGTATCAGGCGTTTATCGCGGCGATGAACGCCAAAGCCAAAGCGCTGGGTATGACCCATACCCGCTATGTGGAGCCGACCGGGCTGTCAACCAGCAACGTTTCGACGGCGCGTGACCTGACCAAATTGCTGATTGCGTCCAAACAGTATCCGCTGCTGAGCCAGCTCAGTACGTCGCATGAGAAAACCGCTGTGTTTACTCACCCGTCCTACAGCCTGCCGTTTCGTAACACCAACCATTTGATCTACCGCCAGGACTGGAACATCGAACTGACCAAGACCGGGTTTACCAATCAGGCTGGTCACTGTCTGGTGATGCGTACGGTGATCAACGGGCGGCCGGTGTCGCTGGTGGTACTGGATGCGTTCGGCAAATTCACCCATTTTGCCGATGCCAACCGTCTGCGTAATTGGCTGGAAACCGGCAAAGTCAGCCCGGTGCCGGAAGCGGCGTTGAGCTACAAGAAACAGAAGTCGCTGGCGTCACGCCAGCCGCATAATAGCAATGCTGGCGTAACCGCCGAGGTGGACGAATAA
- a CDS encoding glutathione S-transferase family protein, whose translation MYQLHIANKNYSSWSLRPWILLQALDIPFEEILTPFASAPVQTAFKAFSPTGKVPCLVDGDITVWDSLSIIEYLAEEHPAVWPQDKAARAWARSAAAEMHSGFSALRNQCSMSCGVRVTLHTLTPELQSDIDRLNQLWQEGIQRFGGPFLAGTQFSAVDAFFAPVVFRAQTYGLPLTGAAAHYVSHLLAQPAMQLWYRQALAETWREPGHEEEIAASGRIIQDERAAS comes from the coding sequence ATGTATCAGTTGCACATCGCCAATAAAAACTATTCGTCCTGGTCGCTGCGCCCCTGGATCCTGCTGCAAGCACTGGATATCCCGTTTGAAGAAATCCTGACGCCGTTTGCATCCGCTCCGGTTCAAACCGCGTTCAAAGCCTTCTCGCCGACCGGCAAAGTGCCCTGTCTGGTCGATGGCGACATCACCGTCTGGGATTCGCTGTCCATCATCGAATATCTGGCGGAAGAACATCCGGCCGTGTGGCCGCAAGACAAGGCCGCCCGCGCCTGGGCTCGCAGCGCGGCGGCGGAAATGCATTCGGGCTTTAGCGCCTTGCGTAATCAATGTTCGATGAGCTGTGGCGTGCGGGTAACACTCCATACCCTCACCCCCGAATTGCAGAGCGATATCGATCGGCTGAATCAATTGTGGCAGGAAGGCATACAGCGATTCGGCGGGCCGTTTCTGGCGGGAACGCAGTTCAGCGCGGTAGATGCCTTTTTCGCCCCGGTGGTGTTTCGGGCGCAGACCTATGGTCTGCCCTTGACTGGCGCGGCGGCGCATTACGTCAGCCACCTGCTGGCGCAACCGGCGATGCAACTCTGGTACCGGCAGGCGCTGGCGGAAACCTGGCGCGAACCAGGGCATGAAGAGGAAATTGCGGCGTCAGGCCGAATTATTCAGGACGAGCGGGCGGCGTCGTAA
- the rhlE gene encoding ATP-dependent RNA helicase RhlE — translation MSFESLGLSADILRAVEEQGYREPTPVQRQAIPVVLEGRDLMASAQTGTGKTAGFTLPLLQLLNERPVLAKGRRPVRALILTPTRELAAQIGENVLAYSKYLRLRSLVVFGGVSINPQMMKLRSGVDILIATPGRLLDLEHQNAVDLSQVEILVLDEADRMLDMGFIHDIRRVLAKLPSKRQNLLFSATFSDEIKELAGKLLTNPASVEVVRRNTPSELVTQHVHLVDKKRKRELLSHLIGKHDWRQVLVFTRTKHGANHLAEQLNKDGITAAAIHGNKSQGARTRALANFKDGDIRVLVATDIAARGLDIDQLPHVVNYELPNVPEDYVHRIGRTGRAASTGEALSLVCVDEHKLLRDIERLLKREIPRMEIPGYEPDPTIKAEPIQNGRQGGRGGGAPRQGDRPQGERASGRAQGDRSHQPRRDGTARPAGQRPEGQSARRRPPRKPAGGQ, via the coding sequence ATGTCTTTTGAATCTCTCGGTCTGAGTGCCGATATTTTGCGCGCTGTGGAAGAGCAGGGCTACCGTGAGCCGACGCCGGTTCAGCGTCAGGCAATTCCGGTCGTGCTGGAAGGGCGCGACCTGATGGCCAGCGCCCAGACCGGCACCGGCAAAACCGCCGGTTTCACCCTGCCGCTGCTGCAATTGCTGAACGAACGCCCGGTGCTGGCGAAAGGCCGCCGTCCGGTGCGGGCGTTGATCCTGACGCCGACCCGTGAACTGGCGGCGCAGATCGGCGAAAACGTGCTGGCGTACAGTAAATACCTGCGTCTGCGTTCGCTGGTGGTGTTCGGCGGCGTCAGCATTAACCCGCAGATGATGAAGCTGCGCAGCGGCGTCGATATTCTGATTGCCACGCCGGGCCGTCTGTTGGATTTGGAACACCAGAATGCGGTCGACCTGTCGCAGGTGGAAATTCTGGTGCTGGATGAAGCCGACCGTATGCTGGATATGGGCTTTATCCACGATATCCGCCGGGTGCTGGCGAAGCTGCCGTCCAAACGGCAGAACCTGCTGTTTTCCGCCACTTTCTCCGACGAGATCAAGGAACTGGCCGGTAAGCTGCTCACCAATCCGGCGTCGGTGGAAGTGGTGCGCCGCAACACCCCGTCCGAGCTGGTGACCCAGCACGTGCATCTTGTGGACAAGAAACGTAAGCGTGAACTGTTGTCGCATCTGATCGGCAAACACGACTGGCGGCAAGTGCTGGTGTTTACCCGTACCAAGCACGGCGCCAACCATCTGGCGGAGCAACTGAACAAAGACGGTATCACCGCCGCCGCTATCCACGGCAACAAGAGCCAGGGGGCACGTACCCGTGCGCTGGCGAATTTCAAAGACGGCGACATCCGTGTGCTGGTGGCGACCGATATCGCTGCCCGCGGGCTGGATATCGACCAGTTGCCGCATGTAGTGAACTACGAGCTGCCGAATGTGCCGGAAGATTATGTGCACCGTATCGGCCGTACCGGCCGGGCGGCCTCGACTGGCGAGGCATTGTCGCTGGTGTGCGTTGATGAACACAAACTGCTGCGCGACATTGAACGCCTGCTGAAGCGGGAAATCCCGCGGATGGAGATTCCGGGTTACGAGCCGGACCCGACTATCAAGGCCGAACCGATCCAGAATGGCCGGCAGGGTGGTCGCGGCGGCGGTGCGCCGCGTCAGGGCGATCGTCCGCAAGGCGAACGTGCATCCGGGCGGGCGCAGGGCGACCGTTCCCATCAGCCGCGTCGTGACGGCACCGCTCGCCCGGCCGGACAACGCCCGGAAGGGCAATCCGCCCGCCGCCGCCCGCCGCGTAAACCGGCTGGCGGCCAGTAA